One Gigantopelta aegis isolate Gae_Host chromosome 1, Gae_host_genome, whole genome shotgun sequence genomic region harbors:
- the LOC121370851 gene encoding uncharacterized protein LOC121370851 encodes MNSEILEVEVYSDEMETLNEDLRPDFPEEGMPCPVPQCGEHQYKTHNAIWAHWKKFHRRTVRIFRRATCTYKHPQRPMLTRHVRRVHKNEDIGQFQTSKEENRLFRNPENNLCPRRKRVVHVDKREKARLKRVKLADDLKDVGIVPNPYVCRDESIITRTTPDGKKILIRTVKPEWMNS; translated from the coding sequence atgaATTCGGAAATATTAGAGGTGGAAGTGTACTCTGATGAGATGGAGACATTGAATGAAGACTTGAGACCCGATTTTCCAGAGGAGGGGATGCCGTGTCCGGTACCACAGTGTGGGGAACATCAGTATAAGACGCACAACGCCATCTGGGCACACTGGAAAAAATTTCATCGGCGAACTGTCCGTATTTTTAGACGTGCTACATGTACCTATAAACATCCACAGCGGCCTATGTTAACACGCCATGTTCGGAGAGTTCATAAGAATGAAGACATTGGCCAGTTCCAGACCTCCAAGGAAGAGAATCGTCTGTTCCGTAACCCTGAAAACAACTTGTGCCCAAGGAGAAAGAGGGTGGTTCATGTGGACAAAAGAGAAAAAGCTAGGCTGAAACGAGTGAAGCTTGCAGATGACTTGAAGGATGTTGGCATTGTGCCAAATCCTTATGTTTGCCGGGATGAATCAATCATCACCAGAACAACACCGGACGGGAAGAAAATTTTAATTAGAACTGTAAAACCAGAGTGGATGAactcataa